The Brevibacillus brevis genome contains a region encoding:
- a CDS encoding TetR/AcrR family transcriptional regulator: MQYVREDWIRAGLDMLAEADIDAVRVEPLARKLKISKGSFYHHFPDRQALLDSMIDYWEEHATERIIRAPHSDNMSLEQLLSSVFSSERKIESAIYNWAKQHPALSKRLVEIEERRIGFVASLYEKKGLAPADAKARAQLAYLLYIGWLVRREMEAPFDMSAPLDHFMSWI, from the coding sequence ATGCAATACGTACGTGAAGATTGGATTCGGGCAGGGCTCGATATGTTGGCTGAAGCAGACATTGACGCTGTTCGTGTGGAACCTCTCGCCAGAAAACTGAAGATCAGCAAGGGGAGCTTTTATCATCACTTTCCAGATCGTCAAGCGCTACTGGATTCCATGATCGATTATTGGGAGGAGCATGCGACCGAGCGGATCATTCGAGCGCCACACTCGGACAACATGTCGTTGGAACAGCTGTTGTCGAGCGTTTTTAGCAGCGAGCGGAAAATCGAATCCGCTATCTACAACTGGGCGAAGCAACATCCTGCCCTTTCCAAACGTCTCGTGGAAATCGAGGAGCGCAGGATCGGATTCGTAGCCTCTTTATATGAGAAAAAAGGGCTGGCTCCCGCTGATGCAAAGGCACGCGCTCAGCTCGCGTACCTCCTCTATATTGGTTGGCTCGTGCGCAGAGAGATGGAAGCGCCTTTTGATATGTCCGCACCCTTGGATCATTTTATGTCTTGGATTTGA
- a CDS encoding NAD(P)-dependent oxidoreductase, with amino-acid sequence MKSTSIPVSVTVIGLGNMGVALADAFLKGGHPTTVWNRSADRAKGLVEKGAVLAGSVAEAIVASSLVVVCLSTYKVMQELLGPLEKELSRRVIVNLTTGTPEDARKTAKWVSERGGQYLDGAIMAVPQMIGLPETLIFYGGSKALFEAYEPTLKLLGGKAAYLSEDHGVPLIYDLSLLTMMYGAWYGSMHAHALLSTADITGTEFLPYATNWVNHLIAPLLTDPVAARARDEGNFTTDVSNLNTNKLGLEHIIHASKEQGIPVDWLTPLLALATQKVAEGYGADSFDRVIEAIRKPLVK; translated from the coding sequence ATGAAATCAACATCAATTCCTGTGTCTGTAACAGTTATTGGCCTAGGCAATATGGGAGTAGCACTCGCGGATGCTTTTCTAAAAGGCGGTCATCCAACGACAGTCTGGAACCGTTCAGCAGATAGAGCCAAAGGTCTAGTCGAGAAGGGAGCAGTGCTGGCGGGGAGTGTAGCAGAGGCAATCGTGGCAAGCAGCTTGGTCGTTGTCTGCTTATCGACCTACAAAGTTATGCAAGAGCTGCTAGGACCCTTGGAAAAAGAATTATCACGGCGTGTCATTGTCAACCTCACCACCGGAACCCCGGAGGATGCACGCAAGACAGCCAAATGGGTAAGCGAGCGCGGTGGGCAATATCTCGATGGAGCGATCATGGCTGTTCCTCAAATGATTGGACTGCCCGAAACACTCATTTTCTACGGTGGGTCGAAGGCTCTGTTTGAAGCATATGAACCGACATTGAAACTGCTGGGAGGCAAGGCTGCCTATCTAAGTGAAGACCATGGTGTTCCATTGATCTATGATTTGTCGCTGCTCACCATGATGTATGGGGCTTGGTATGGCTCCATGCATGCCCATGCCCTATTAAGTACGGCAGACATAACAGGAACAGAGTTTCTTCCATACGCAACCAACTGGGTAAATCACTTGATTGCTCCGCTCTTAACAGATCCGGTTGCCGCACGTGCCCGTGATGAAGGAAACTTCACGACCGATGTGTCCAATTTGAATACGAACAAACTAGGACTTGAACACATCATTCATGCCAGCAAGGAACAGGGAATCCCCGTTGATTGGTTGACGCCATTGCTAGCATTGGCCACACAGAAAGTAGCAGAGGGCTACGGTGCTGACTCTTTTGATCGCGTGATTGAGGCAATCCGGAAACCGCTTGTGAAATAA